Proteins co-encoded in one Neovison vison isolate M4711 chromosome 9, ASM_NN_V1, whole genome shotgun sequence genomic window:
- the GBGT1 gene encoding globoside alpha-1,3-N-acetylgalactosaminyltransferase 1: MRCRRLALGLGFCLLLGTALCFLWVYVENWLPFSYVPYYLPCPEIFNMQLQYKGEKPFQPVTGSLYPQPKLLEQRPAELLALTPWLAPIVSEGTFNPELLHHIYQPLNLTIGVTVFAVGKYTGFLQHFLESAERFFMQGYRVRYYIFTDDPAAIPQVPLGPGRLLSTIPIQKQARWEEISTRRMEQISRHIAERAHWEVDYIFCLNVDMVFRNPWGPETLGDLVAAIHPGYYAVPRQQFPYERRRISTAFVADGEGDFYYGGAVFGGRVASVYEFTRGCHMAILADKANGIMAAWQEESHLNRRFLSHKPSKVLSPEYLWDGRKPQPPSLKLIRFSTLDKATSWLRS; this comes from the exons ATGCGCTGCCGCAGACTGGCCCTGGGCCTAGGATTCTGCCTGCTATTGGGCACCGCCCTCTGCTTTCTGTG GGTGTATGTGGAGAATTGGCTGCCCTTTTCCTATGTCCCCTATTACCTCCCCTGCCCAGAGATCTT CAACATGCAACTGCAGTATAAAGGGGAGAAGCCATTCCAGCCCGTGACCGG GTCACTGTACCCTCAGCCCAAGCTGCTGGAGCAGAG GCCTGCGGAGCTGCTGGCGCTTACACCCTGGTTGGCACCCATCGTGTCCGAGGGAACCTTCAACCCCGAGCTGCTGCACCACATCTACCAGCCTCTGAACCTGACCATCGGCGTCACGGTGTTTGCCGTAGGGAA GTACACGGGCTTCCTGCAGCACTTCCTGGAGTCCGCGGAGCGCTTCTTCATGCAGGGCTATCGGGTACGGTACTACATCTTCACCGATGACCCCGCAGCCATCCCTCAGGTCCCGCTGGGCCCCGGCCGCCTCCTCAGCACCATCCCCATCCAGAAGCAGGCCCGCTGGGAGGAGATCTCCACGCGCCGGATGGAGCAAATCAGCCGGCACATCGCCGAGAGGGCACACTGGGAGGTGGATTACATCTTCTGCCTCAATGTGGACATGGTGTTCCGGAACCCGTGGGGCCCCGAGACCCTGGGGGACCTGGTGGCCGCCATTCACCCCGGCTACTACGCTGTGCCCCGCCAGCAGTTCCCCTACGAGCGCAGGCGTATTTCCACCGCCTTCGTGGCAGACGGCGAAGGGGACTTCTATTACGGTGGGGCGGTCTTCGGGGGGCGGGTGGCCAGCGTGTACGAGTTTACCAGGGGCTGCCACATGGCCATCCTGGCGGACAAAGCCAATGGCATCATGGCCGCCTGGCAGGAGGAGAGCCACCTGAACCGCCGCTTCCTGTCGCACAAGCCCTCCAAAGTGCTGTCCCCTGAGTACCTCTGGGACGGCAGGAAGCCCCAGCCGCCCAGCCTGAAGCTGATCCGCTTTTCCACGCTGGACAAGGCCACCAGCTGGCTGAGGAGCTGA